One segment of Streptomyces sp. NA02950 DNA contains the following:
- a CDS encoding methylaspartate mutase: MTGGGFGAFVRRAHRAGDLVVQPRMGMSEPARMRAGLLATKAAAGTTVGTLTIDSYTRVGDLESAGLALMEGVSLNGYPIASHDPDTTRGVLEGAYGEDFPVQVRHGSAAPMDIFRALTAVGLDASEGGPVSYCLPYGRIPLSESVANWARSTELFARLREDGGHPHLETFGGCMLGQLCPPSLLVAISALEALFFYRHGLRSISASYAQQTDHRQDIEAVAALRRLCAELLPDAEWHVVVYAYMGLYPVTPEGAYRLLGRAAELAVVSGSERLIVKTVAESVRIPTVEENVSALEYAATAAAAARRTVAQVPADTGSQIYAEASALVTAVLNLAEDLDQAILLAFRRGYLDVPYCLHPDNAGRSRSYIDAGGRLRWADIGGMPLTGIVNTRDSRTITSGELLASLSYVRRTFDPETLTAPPGGNALGSRGG, encoded by the coding sequence GTGACCGGCGGGGGGTTCGGCGCGTTCGTCCGCCGGGCTCACCGGGCCGGGGACCTCGTGGTGCAGCCCCGGATGGGGATGAGCGAACCGGCCCGGATGCGGGCCGGTCTGCTCGCCACCAAGGCCGCCGCCGGAACCACCGTCGGCACCCTCACCATCGACAGCTACACCCGGGTCGGGGATCTGGAGTCGGCCGGACTCGCCCTGATGGAAGGGGTGTCGCTCAACGGCTACCCGATCGCCAGCCATGACCCGGACACCACCCGGGGCGTCCTGGAGGGCGCGTACGGCGAGGACTTCCCCGTCCAGGTCCGCCACGGCTCGGCCGCCCCCATGGACATCTTCCGGGCGCTGACGGCCGTCGGCCTGGACGCCTCCGAAGGCGGACCCGTCTCGTACTGCCTGCCCTACGGTCGCATCCCGCTGAGCGAGTCGGTGGCCAACTGGGCCCGCTCGACCGAGTTGTTCGCCCGGCTGCGGGAGGACGGCGGGCATCCGCATCTGGAGACCTTCGGCGGCTGTATGCTCGGCCAGCTCTGCCCGCCGAGTCTGCTGGTGGCCATCAGCGCGCTGGAAGCGCTGTTCTTCTACCGCCACGGACTGCGCAGCATTTCCGCCAGCTATGCCCAGCAGACCGATCACCGGCAGGACATCGAAGCGGTGGCCGCATTGCGCAGGCTCTGCGCCGAGTTGCTGCCGGACGCCGAATGGCATGTGGTCGTCTACGCCTACATGGGGCTCTATCCGGTCACCCCGGAAGGGGCCTACCGGCTGCTGGGCCGGGCGGCCGAACTGGCCGTGGTGTCGGGTTCCGAGCGGCTGATCGTGAAGACCGTCGCGGAATCCGTGCGCATTCCGACGGTGGAGGAGAACGTCAGCGCACTGGAATACGCGGCGACCGCGGCGGCCGCGGCACGCCGCACCGTGGCCCAGGTCCCCGCCGACACCGGATCACAGATCTACGCGGAGGCATCCGCACTGGTCACCGCCGTACTGAATCTGGCGGAGGACCTGGACCAGGCGATTCTGCTGGCGTTCCGCCGCGGTTATCTCGACGTTCCCTACTGTCTGCACCCGGACAACGCCGGGCGCAGCAGAAGCTATATCGACGCCGGGGGGCGGCTGCGCTGGGCGGACATCGGCGGAATGCCCCTGACCGGAATCGTTAACACCCGCGATTCCCGCACCATCACCTCCGGTGAACTGCTCGCTTCGCTGTCCTATGTCCGCCGGACGTTCGACCCGGAGACGCTCACGGCGCCGCCCGGCGGCAACGCCCTCGGCTCTAGGGGCGGTTAA
- a CDS encoding type III PLP-dependent enzyme encodes MIGHTELAKRFGTPAYVYDLDRVRAARRDLLAALPDAMHVFYAAKANPHPEILREMRGRGDRCRAEISSVGELAAALEAGFSGADILYTGPGKTDEELTEALAKGVRLFSVESPGDLRRVGAAAGRLGVVADCLLRVNSVSASATTSIRMTGVPSQFGFDSETLPALREEVTGVPGTNVAGLHFFPLSNAEDEASLIAEFRHTIEKAAELQERLGVRFRFVDIGGGFSAPYAVTGERPVYGGLREALGDALDTHFPGWRDGGPRIACESGRYLVGDSGTLLVGVVNVKESRGRRFVILDGGINTFGGMSGLGRILPVSVQPDEAVPGTGEPAMLVGPLCTPGDVLGRDVALVDPAPGDLLTVPNAGAYGVTASLLMFLGRPAPAEVVVRGPEVVSVSRIEHLRTYVHGQALR; translated from the coding sequence GTGATCGGCCATACGGAGCTCGCCAAACGCTTCGGCACCCCCGCGTACGTCTACGACCTCGACCGGGTCCGGGCGGCCCGGCGCGATCTGCTCGCCGCGCTGCCGGACGCGATGCACGTGTTCTACGCGGCGAAGGCCAATCCGCATCCCGAGATCCTGCGGGAGATGCGCGGCCGCGGTGACCGCTGCCGGGCCGAGATCTCTTCCGTCGGAGAGCTCGCCGCCGCCCTGGAGGCCGGGTTCTCCGGCGCCGACATCCTTTACACCGGCCCCGGCAAGACAGACGAGGAGCTGACCGAGGCGCTGGCCAAGGGGGTGCGGCTGTTCTCCGTCGAATCGCCCGGCGATCTGCGGCGGGTGGGCGCGGCGGCCGGACGCCTGGGTGTGGTCGCCGACTGTCTGCTGCGCGTCAACAGCGTCAGCGCCAGCGCCACCACCAGTATCCGGATGACCGGTGTGCCCTCCCAGTTCGGCTTCGACAGCGAGACGCTGCCCGCGCTGCGCGAGGAGGTGACCGGTGTCCCCGGGACGAACGTGGCGGGACTGCACTTCTTCCCGCTGAGCAACGCCGAGGACGAGGCGAGCCTCATCGCCGAGTTCCGGCACACCATCGAGAAGGCCGCCGAACTCCAGGAGCGGCTCGGGGTGCGTTTCCGGTTCGTCGACATCGGCGGCGGGTTCTCCGCCCCGTACGCGGTGACCGGGGAACGCCCCGTCTACGGCGGGCTGCGGGAGGCGCTCGGCGACGCGCTGGACACCCACTTCCCCGGCTGGCGGGACGGCGGTCCGCGGATCGCGTGCGAGTCGGGGCGCTATCTCGTGGGCGACAGCGGCACCCTGCTGGTCGGCGTGGTCAACGTCAAGGAGAGCCGCGGCCGCCGCTTTGTCATCCTGGACGGCGGGATCAACACCTTCGGCGGGATGTCCGGCCTCGGCCGTATCCTGCCGGTCTCTGTACAGCCCGACGAGGCGGTGCCCGGGACCGGTGAACCCGCCATGCTGGTGGGCCCGCTGTGCACCCCGGGCGATGTGCTGGGCCGGGACGTGGCACTGGTGGACCCGGCCCCCGGGGACCTCCTCACCGTGCCCAACGCCGGGGCCTACGGGGTGACGGCCAGCCTGCTGATGTTCCTGGGCCGCCCCGCGCCCGCCGAGGTCGTCGTGCGCGGCCCGGAGGTGGTGTCCGTGTCCCGGATCGAGCACCTCCGCACCTACGTCCACGGGCAGGCCCTTCGATGA
- a CDS encoding cobalamin B12-binding domain-containing protein, translating into MNTSAAVPVPAGAAAPAAVEAPVLVAGGISDSHTWNLVFLQLLLEEHGHTVVNLGPCVPEELLISEALARRPALIVISSVNGHGYQDGMRTITRLREHPGLGGLPVVIGGKLGISGTLSAAERTRLRGAGYTAVFDDTPEGVRSFARLLGTLPQRALV; encoded by the coding sequence ATGAACACCTCCGCAGCCGTCCCGGTCCCGGCCGGCGCGGCGGCCCCCGCGGCCGTCGAAGCGCCCGTCCTGGTCGCCGGGGGGATCTCCGACTCGCACACCTGGAACCTGGTCTTCCTGCAACTGCTGCTGGAGGAACACGGCCACACCGTCGTCAACCTCGGCCCGTGTGTCCCCGAGGAGCTGCTGATCTCCGAGGCGCTGGCCCGGCGGCCCGCGCTGATCGTGATCAGCAGTGTCAACGGCCACGGCTACCAGGACGGCATGCGCACCATCACCCGGCTGCGGGAACACCCCGGTCTGGGCGGGCTGCCGGTGGTCATCGGCGGCAAGCTGGGCATCTCCGGCACGCTGAGCGCGGCGGAGCGGACCCGGCTCAGAGGCGCCGGATACACCGCGGTGTTCGACGACACCCCGGAGGGCGTCCGGTCCTTCGCCCGGCTGCTCGGCACGCTTCCGCAGCGGGCCCTGGTGTGA